One Coffea eugenioides isolate CCC68of chromosome 2, Ceug_1.0, whole genome shotgun sequence genomic window, AAAAGTGTCTGTAAGATATCTAAATGAATGTTTTTCATATATTGTATTTTCCAGAGTATTTCGTATCAGAGTGCAGATGTAGAGAAAAGGATTTGATTCTGATTAGCAGTATAAATGCATAATTACAATGGAAGTAACATGAGGCTCTCCCAGTGCAACCTAACAGGGACCAACAAATAGCTCATTATAAGGCTAAAGCTCATTGAAGACCTCTAGGCAAACATCAAGGACAGGTGCTGTGTACACAAGTTTTGCCACAAAAGATCAACAATGGAGAACAGAAATATCTTTACCGATTAGACTTGCAATTGCATCTTCTACCATAAGGCTGGAAAGGGATGATAGAACAATACATAGCCTGCTTGAGTTCTATAATTATAGTTACTCTTATATCCACTAGTTGGTAATCAAAATCGGGGAACCTGTTCTACCACAAACAGTCCAAGGTTAAATTAACTTTTGCAGGTACTTCAAATCACAAAGAGGTCACCAATGAGCTGTGAGAGAAGGGAAGATATGAGGCTTTCACAGGCTTGACTAGCTGTGCCTAAAAGTTTCACCATAAGAAAAGTAGCAACTAAGCCACCATATTcagaataaaattttgtcacaaTGACATCTAGAATAACATCTGCTTTAGGAAAAGTTGCAAgttctttttccaaaaaaaattgcaaGTATCTTCAAATAAATTTGTCTTGTCCTAACTTAATTTTTCATCAGTTGAGAACTAGAGAATCCTTTTCAGCAGTGAGCTGCCCAACATCACAGCATTAAGCTCTCATGTCATAGTTTATAAGACCCATATGGCAAAGTCAAGAACAGTTGATCTTGATGATCCAAAATTTCCAATTCAGTAGTTGGTCAGTTTGTACTAGGAAATTACCCCTGCATGCTCCCAGTATAACTGCACCATGAATTCAAACTTATCTTTATACAAAGATAAATGCAAGACAGTCACATATGTGGCATATAGCTATGCTCATTCCTCAATCAGCTTAAATGTCAATGCTATACATATACACATATTATATCAGTTGTACCCTTTGATTTTTCTTTCGGTGCCTTACTGAAATCTGATCAATGGCCtctcaaagagaaaaaaagaagttgATCTGCGAAATCTCCAACCACTAGCAGGATAAAGGGGATCCAAATTCAGTGGATGTATGATATGATAAACTGACGGAACATAAGGATAGAATCTCAAACAGATCTCATGAACTCAACAAGATTTAGTGGAAAGGACCAGTATCATTAGGAGTAGCTTGAAACCCGTAAGATTAAGCCAAAACTGCAAATGTCAGGTCTGTAAACTCTATCTAAACGTCACTAAGAGTTTTAATCATTAAACTGACTAGATCTTGCTCATGGACACTTAGGAAATCCGCTTTTCTTCGTTCACCCTTTCAAAGCAAAGCTACGACAACTAGCAGTTCATCTTCTTTACTTCACACCCTATGAATTTGTTTCTTCCGTATTTCAGATAAAAGTTTATAAAATAAGAGATATTTTAAGTGGAAACTAAAGTTCACTCAGAGTAAGTACCTGCCAGATCAGGATGCATTCTAGTGAGTCTCATCCAATCCATCTGGCTATAACCCTTCTCAAATGGAACCTTATTCCGCTGTGCAGGCTTCCTTGTAGCAGTCTTCTGTCCCTGTGAAGCCTTAGCTGAACTTCCTGCATTTTCAACTTCACTTTGGCTAACATGTTGGTTCACTTTATCGCTGGAAGATGTATCAATTACACTGAAAGACAGCgatccttttctttcttcctttgatGAAGCAGTGGTACGAGGCAACTTATCATTCCATAGTATGCCACTGGCCTGACCAGAATCATGGTCATTCACCGACTCATCTTGTATTCTGAGGCCACTAATATTTTCAACTACATTTTGTGCATCAATTGCATCTTTATCCTCATTAACACCAACCTATTTAGAAGATTCCAAAAACACCTTCAATTTCAGTACATATTGTCCAGTTATAGATATTGCAGCCACTAATGCTAACATTACATGAAGCATTTCTTTAAAATTCAAACACCAACTTACTTGACAAAAGGTAAAATCATCATCATTAGCAATCATAACCCTGCCAATTCAGCTATAAGACAGACTTCAGCTGTAATTCACCTGTTACATGACAAGGCTCTTGTTTAGACTAACAAAGCAGAAtctaaacataaaaaaaaaaaaaaattattgcatAGAGCCATTGTCAAGAACAAATTGCTACAATCACTTATATGACAAGAACTTGCCCAGTAAACTAACAATTATCACCAACATTAACAAACTAAATCATCATAATTAAAATAACTATTTCCTAACGGCAATATATGATGGAAAAACTGAATTTTCCAGCTGAAACGTAACGACTGAAGGACCCAAAAGGGGAAACTAACCctcaaataacaataaaaacACTTTTGCCCATTTCGATGACCTATTAAAGTAAACTTCAAGATTGCAACTTTTTTCAAAAGCAAATATTAGGgcaacaaaaaataaaacaacGCCCGTTTTCCACCTCAAAACTCTCTGCAACATTCCCACAATCGTTCCCATAAATCAATAAAAAGAATCAAAAATTAACACGCAGAACAGTATTTAACTGGAAAAAGATGGGGCTTACTTTTTGTCGAAGACGATCCTTTTTCGGTTTTCCCTGTTATCTAGTTCTTCTCTGCACGAGCAATTTCCTTGAATGATActtacaagaaaaaagaaaaaggaataaataGACtgggagaaaataaaaaaatatagtaGTCAAATATTAGACAGCTATAGGTGTGGCAATCGTTTCAAGTTGTTATTGTGCTCGTATCAGAAGTTATACGCTGTTTGTCTTAGAATACTTCAAATCCAATCCATTGGATTACTTTCGTGTCATGTCGGCACATGACCTGTTTATTAATAAGTTATAATCCAATCAACTTTCGTGCCGTGTCGTCTCAAAACTTGTTTTATAAGTAGGTTGATTCAACTCAACTCGCATAATCAGTTAAATACTCTATACAATTAAAAATAGTTTTGATATGACGCATTATTTTGGAAAATCAATCTATTGACCTATGCTAGAAACACTCTAACATTTTAATCACTTATTTTAACTCATTTGATTATATAATTGATTTAATGTTGCTATTGTTCAAACACATTTCTTGAAATACATCCGTTtgaattagctgtttttgggagtctttttgaaaaattttactgtaacagagtttttaaagtatattttgaaatatttaaaagtagtagagtttttaaaatatattttgagattttttgaaatattaaaaaaaatttaaactactTTTTAGAGTACCTTTTAGAGtgctttttaaaattttttaagtaTTTGAAAAACTGAAGGTTCCAAACAGATCACTATAGCTTTCCAACTTCCAAGCATAATGTAAGTACAAAGTCAACCTTGtttggattgattttttttaaaaaaaaaatctctattTTCTATGAATATTCCTTATGCAtaatttttaatcatttttatatctcacatacatcatattcTAAAATATACTAAAgtaatttttctccaaaaactcTCTGGAAAATAAGATCCAATCAACCCTTTAGAAACACGGTCAGATAGTTCCATATATGATAAGATATAAAAATATGAGTTTTTAAAACTTCtaattgaaattttcaaaccaattttGATGGTTGTTAATTTTTCCTAAATACTCAAAATGACCTCTGCAAtgtttaattattattattattataaaataaGCACTTTATTGGGTCAGCGTGTCAACTTGCGAGTTGAttcaacccaacccaacccacgTACATTTTGACTAACAAATTGACCTAATAATGACCCATTAAAATTTGGACCGTGCTAAAATCTATTAATTTCGAACCGTGTTCGAACGATATTGTAGTACCATGCTAAAAATTGTCACCCCTAAACTGTTATGAGTTAGAAAAAGTGGTTGGGCTATCTGGCATTAAAGTAATTTCTTTTGGAGTCTGTAGTTGGGCTAAATAATGGGTCGCACGTAATTTGTTTCTTGTCCAAAGAAACCTTCAAGGCCTGTGGACTCTGTTTGAGAGAATATGTTTGAATTggagattatttgaattttttaaaataatattgttggatttttttgtgatatatggtgattgaaaaatgtattcgcgttgcataatcaaaaaaatttttgaaaacaaaaagtcTATTGAAACAAATATTTGGCCCgtttggaaggtgagtttttcgggtgtttatctaaaattttactgtaaattactgtagaagttgtaagaaaaatttttaggatgaaaaacttttttctttctttttctttttctttttctttttctttctttctttctttctttcttttttctttctttctctcttcttcttctcccttctCCCTCCCCCGGTACCTCTGCCTCTGAAGTTCCAGAACCACCAGCCatgggaaaattttttttccctttttctcttcccctcttctccctctccctctcctctccctTCTCCCCATCgccatggattttttttttcctttttctctccccACTCTCCTTCCCCTTTCCCGCCACTCTCCCCTCTCCCTAGTTGCGATCTGGTCGCCCATTGGAaacctgcaattttttttcctttcttttcccctcttctcccttccctctctccctctcctctccctTCCCCCTCGCACTCCGATGCCAGAGTAATGGAAgtcatggattttttttttagctttttctctccccctctcctcccctccccCGCCACCCTCTCCCTCCCTTGGCGACCAGATCGCAGCCCCCCTAATGTTCTTTTAGCAAACTTTGGCCCCAATTCTGCATGCCCTAATTTGACCCCAGCAACCACTGATCGAAGCCTAGATGGCATTGATCTGAACACCTTGACCGGCACATAGTAGAATCGAACTGATGGTCGGGGAGGTCGCATTCCAGCAGCTAATCGAATCTGCACCCAGGGTTGAAGTTGTAATGGCGTGGGCATCCGACTTAGCAAATCTATGTTTGGTCTTCTCGGGTGTCGGCCACAGTCCAAGAAGTAgtattttcccattttttttcCTAGTTTATTGATGTAGTTATTGATTATACGAGCGGAAGACTTGTAACGAGTAGAAGAGGTCACCATCTCATCTTTATGAGTTAGAGATTACCTCTAGGTGCTGGCACTGatgagggagagggagagagaaaaaaaaaaaaggaaggcgGAATAGGTGACGGCGCCGGGAGCGGTGATGGAGGTGATGGCTGGCGACCGAGGACGTGGTGGGTTGGGtgagggaggaaaaagaagaaaagttgaagggaaattttttgtgtattagatttgaagtgtgtaggttaaaaactttgataagttttttgggattcctgtagcaaaagttgttaaaaaactagttgCATACAAACTTGCTAAAAAAttgaggttccaaacaggcccataGTTTGCGGCAAAAAAGCCGAGTGCGTTTGAATTAAGATTTTTTTTACCCAAAACTAGTTTTTCCTTTCACCAAAATCTACACAGAGGTGGAGTGACAATTAAAGAGGAGAAGTGGAGGGAAGCAGTGCCCGTAGGAGTGGGAACAATGGTGAATGGGTCATGCATGGGGAGTGAAGGGGCAGGGATAGAGATGGCAAGAGTggaggaagaaaaatggtggaGCATCCcaaaaaacaactcaaaaaaaCACCCAAAAAGGTATTAACAGCGGGATGAATGATTTCTGAATGTTGTATTTTGCTTTTTTGTGTTATatattaaaagaaaattatggGTGATGAAATGAAACCCTGGTTGGGAATAGTTAATCACTAAACCCATCGAGGAGGCCTACCATTTCGATTGATTAATTTCGATTGACCTTAAACAAATACTCTCTCTATCCCAATTTGTTTGTCATATTTATGAAATACAATTTTTTAAGAATAGTGAATTGattgtgatttttctgtttc contains:
- the LOC113761783 gene encoding cytochrome b5 domain-containing protein RLF; amino-acid sequence: MIANDDDFTFCQVGVNEDKDAIDAQNVVENISGLRIQDESVNDHDSGQASGILWNDKLPRTTASSKEERKGSLSFSVIDTSSSDKVNQHVSQSEVENAGSSAKASQGQKTATRKPAQRNKVPFEKGYSQMDWMRLTRMHPDLAGLNGQSNGRLVSLNEVKQHQNEDSMWTVLKGHVYNIAPYMKFHPGGVDMLMKAVGKDCTSLFNKYHPWVNAEFLLEKCLVGTLQDGH